Part of the Paeniglutamicibacter sulfureus genome, AGTCCGTAATTGATGGTGGGCCAACTACAAGTGTCATCCTTCTCCCCCAATTTCGCTAACACGATCGTGCCCGTCAGCAGCCTGGTTGACTGCCTCGATCAATCCCTAATAAATGGCTCGATCACCAGCGCTCATCTTCTCACCACCATGGGACACATAACTCAGCAGCCTCTATCGCCAGTGCGTTCCAGGCCTTCCGTACAAGGCTCTCATTCATCTGGCAAACCTAGCAATCCCGGGGCTTTTTTTGGCCATGATTCCCCTGTTTTCGGGGCGCTGACGCTTGAGGGTGTTTCGCGTACTCTTGCTCGTCCAGGGAAAGGACGCCCCGATGGGCACGGGAGGCGGCACCGGGCCGCGGGATGCCGCTGCCGCCGCGAATCAGCGTCACCATGGACGCCTGTGGTGCGGGGATTCGAAGGGCGGCCTGCGCAACAGTGAGGTGATGGGACGCCCTTCGGCCGCCAGCGAGTGAACGGCAATGGTTTCCAGCGTCTGGGCGTCGTCAAGGTCAAGGAGCAGCCCCGGCAGGAGCTGCGCGAGCATCGTCTTCCCTGCCCGGGGAGGAGTGTGTATCGGTCTGGTGATGTGCTCGTAAACGAACGAAAAGCGAGCTTCAGATCCCTGCCAGCACGCCAATGTCGCGTCGAATCTGGCCGACCCGTAATGGATCCTCGCACCGCCTTGCCCGGCCTGGCCGAGCTCGGCCGCCAGGTCGGGGCGAGCGAGCGCATACTCTCCCACCTGTTCCGCGACGAAGTCGGCATGGGCAACCCCGTGTGGCGCAACCAGCTCCGACTGCGCCTGGCGACCCTGATGCTCGCTGAGGGCAGGACGGATACTCCGACTGCCAGGGCCTGCGACTATTCCTCCGCCAGTGCATGGCGAGTCTGCGTAGGCAACTCCAGCCCAGGACTCGCGGATCATCCTGCAGGTCGAACTTCCCCTGGCGCTGCCGCTAATCCTGGGCGGGATGCGCGGGGCGATCCTGCAGGTCGTGGCCACGGCCACGATCGCCGCCTACGTGAACTTGGGTGGGCTGGGCCGCTACATCTTCGACGGGCTGGCCCTCTTCGACTACGGCGAGGTGTTGGTCGGTGCCGTGCTGGTCACCGGCCTCGCACTGGTGCTCGACGGATTGCTGGCCCTGCTGGCCAAGGCAGTGTCCCCTGCCCGTCGATCAATCGACCGATAAGTTGGCATTCCTCGGCGAACGCGGCTATCCCACGTCGCCCTTGCCGTGCTGGCGCAGCTGGATGGCCACATCCACGTCGTCCGACGTGGGGCAGGCGTGGGAGTTCAGGTCGGCGATTGACCACGCGATGCGCAGCACCCTGTCGTAGCCGCGTGCACTGAGCCGCAGCGACTCCGTGGCCCGGTTCAGTCCGGCCAAGGTGGCCGTCAGCAGGCGCAGCTCGTTGCGCAGGATCGACCCGGGGACCTCCGCGTTGGTGCCAATACCCCAGCGCTTGAGCCGATCACGTGCCGCCGTACGGGCCTCGCCCACGCGCGCCGCGACCACGGCGGAGGATTCGCCGGTTCCACGCCCGGCCAGTTCCCGGGCAGAGAGCTGCGGAACGAAGAGCTGCATGTCAATCCGGTCCAGCAGCGGACCCGAGAGCCTGGCCAGGTAGCGGCGGCGCTGCATCGGGGTACAGGTGCAGTCGGTGCCCTTACCCAGGTTCCGCCCGCACGGACACGGGTTGGCGGCCAGCAGGAGCTGGAACCGTGCCGGGTAGCTGGCGGTGCCGGATGCCCGGTGCAGGGTGAGCACGCCGGATTCCAGCGGCTGGCGCAGCGCGTCCAGGGCCGTAGCCGAAAATTCCGGTGCCTCGTCCAGGAAAAGCACGCCTCGATGCGCGCGCGAGGCGGCGCCGGGCCGTGGGATGCCGCTGCCTCCGCCGATCAGCGCCACCATGGAGGCGCTGTGGTGCGGGGATTCGAAGGGCGGGCGGCGCAACAAGGAATTGATGGGTCGCCCGCCGGACGACAAAGAATGCACGGCCGTGGTTTCCAGCGCCTGGGCGTCGTCAAGGTCCGGCAGCAAACCGGGCAGGCGCTGGGCGAGCATGGTCTTCCCGGCCCCGGGAGGCCCGGTGAAGAGCAGGTGGTGGCCGCCGGCGGCTGCCACCTCCAACGCGTACCGTCCCTGGGCCTGGCCCACCACCTCGGAGAGGTCCATGGCCGGTGTGCGGGTTGCCGACCATCTGGCGTTCTTCCGTGAGGGCGAGTCGTGCCGCGCCCGGTACCGGAGATCCAGCGGATCGGCGCCGCATTCGGCAAGCACCTGGGACAGGTGGGCGTAGGACCGTACCGTGGCCCCGGCAACCAGCTTCGCCTCTGCCTGGTTCTCGGTGGCGACCACGACGTTCGGGTAGCCGTCCCGCACGGCCGCCATGACGGCCGGAAGCACCCCGGAAACGGGACGCAACGATCCGTCAAGCCCGAGTTCGGCAAGGTAGACAACGCCCGGGGCCGGGGCGATGGACCGGTCCGCGGCCAGCGCCGCCAGCAGGATCGCCAGGTCGAATCCGGAGCCGCGCTTGTGCAGCGTCGCGGGCGTCAGGTTCACCGTGAGGCGGCGGTTGGGCAGCGGGATGCCGGAGTTGCGGGCCGCGGAGCGGATGCGCTCGCGCGATTCGTTGAGTGCCGCGTCGGGCAGCCCCAGCAGGATGAAGGCGGGGATGCCGTTGCCCACGTCGGCTTCCACCTCGATGATCTGGCCATTGAGACCGGTCAGGCCGATGCCGAGGGTGCGGGCCAGGCTCACGATTCCACCCCGATCAGGTGTTCTATGCCCGGTTCGCGTCCCGGTGCCATGAGGATCGCCACCACGTCCACGCGCACGGTGTGCGGATTGCGGCGGTGGGTCACGCACCAGCGCCGCACCAGGCGTGAGAGCCTGCGCAGCTTCTGCGGGTTGACCGCCTCGGCCGGGTGCCCGAAGCCCATCGAGCTGCGCGTCTTGACCTCCACCCCGACGACCTGGCCGTCCGTTTCAGCGACGATGTCCAGCTCGCCGAAGTTGCAGCGCCAATTGCGTTCCAGAACCGTGTATCCGGCGCCGGTGAGATAGGTCGCGGCAAGTTCCTCGCCCGCGGCGCCCAGTTCCTGGTTGTGGCCCATCAGCAGACTCCTCTCCGTTCTGGGCCGCACGTCGCTCGTCGGAAGACGGTTGAACGGAAGCGGCCTGATGTCAAGGGTGCGCGCCTCGGCACGGCAACGAAGCCCAACCGGACAGAGGTGTGGATAAGCGCGAATCCCTTCCGGCGAGCGCGACGTCATGCCGTGTAGCCCGGGCGGCACAGATGGAGATGCGTCTTCATCCTAGGCATCGGCCACAGCCAGGTGCCATCTACTTCAGCTACAGGTTCCTGCGGACCGCCCTAACCAAGCCCTCGGTAGCCAGGAGAGAGTCCGCCGAGGAAGCCTCCCGCTGATCCCTCCATAAGTACGAAATCCACTCCGGTGGGAATCGTCTTGTTCAGCCAGCAAACCTGACGTTCCCGCGACGCAAGGCATCGCTCCTGAGTTCGGCCACGCCGAAACTGCGTTCGTCGCCGAACAAGACATCAGTGGGAATCTCAGCCGAAGGTACCGGACAGCGCCAGCGTGGTGATCGTTTCTACCTGACCGCACCGTTCCAAGGGCCCGGCCGCGAAGGTGCCCGGCACCCAGCGCCCGGGACTCACATATCCGGCTCCCGGGGCCCGAAGGCGCGGATGCGGCCGGCTGCCCCACGCAGCACGGAGGTCTCCAACCGGAACTGGACCTCCAGGGGTTCGGTGCTGCCGTCGGCGGCAATTGCGTCGTGAACGGTGAGGGTCCCGGTGAGCTCTTCGGCCTCCGGTGCGGGATGGATCCAGAATTGGTGGCTCAGCGTGTAGCAGTGCGGGCCCACGTTCCCGTCGGCCCGGTGCGGAGAGCAACGCTGCGGCGCGCCTGTGGCCGCATTGCCCAGCTGCAGGGAGATCTCGACGTTTCCGTGCTGTTCGTTGCTGCGGCGGAACCAGATCAGCCCGTCTTCGCGCGGTCCGCGCACGTTGACGTAGTCGACCATCAGCAGCCACCCGTTGCCGAAGACCTGCGCGGTGTCCAGCCGTACGAACTCGGCGGGGGTTTGGTGGATCACCCGGTCCAGGACCACGGTTGCACCGAGCTCGGTGGGGCGTGGCCAATGCGTGTCGTCGGCATCCTCGGTGGACTCGTTGGCGGCGAGCAGTGCCGCCCATTCTTCCGGGGCGGGGGCCTCGTCCGGGAGGGACCGATCCACCGGCACCTCAGGCAGGCCCTCGCCGGTGTACACCTGGTGCGCCTCCAAGAGCTCGGCCAGCGCCACATGGACGCCCCGGGAGGCAGCGATCAGCTCCGGTGCCAGCTCTGGCCGGCGCAGGGCATCTGAGATCCGTCCCTGGCGGTCCTCCAGTGCCTGGGCGTAGTCCAGCAGTGCCGCGTTCAGGGCGGGGATGGAAGCGTCGAAGGCGCGCTTTCCGACCTCGGGATCGTGCTCGACGCCGCCGAACTCGAAGGACAGCGAGCTGTCCTCAGAGTGGCCACCGGCGAGGAACCCGAAGTCCTCGGGTTCGGGTTCTTCCCCGTGGGCATCCCCCGGTCCGTTTGGGTCCTCGGGGTCGGGCTTGCCTGGCTGCTCGGTCATCTGCGTGGATTTCTTTCTGGTGCATGGCTCGGGGCTGGGGCAGTTGGTTCCGGACTAGCCGCCGTAGGGCCAGGACCAGCCGCCGTTGTCCTCGGGGTCGTAGGCGACCTTCCCGGTTAGCGCATCCACGTCGAGGACGACCTTGCCCTTGACGCTTTGGCCCGGGTTGACCACCGGCGGCAGCAACACCGAATCATCGAAGCAGCCCCAGGCCGTTTCCGAGGTGACGTTGCGGTCCGCGGACCCGCTGGAGGTGGTCACCGAGAACGCCTCGGCGACCAGCGGCATGTACAGCTCCTGTGCCCCGCCACCGACCTTCGAGGAGACGGAGGCTGCCAGGGTCGCCTCGACGTCCAGGACCAGGAACTTGGTGCGCATCGGCTTGAGTGTCTGGTTCCCCACGCGTGACGTGCACTGGCCCAGCAACTGGGTGTTGGTGACCTCGATGGTGAAATAGTTCTTGTTCGTCTCTTCATCGACCAGGCCGGCCTTTTCGCCCGCCTTTTTCTGGACGTTGTCGAACCTGTCGGTCTTCACCTCGGAGCCGGTGGACGGATCGACTTCGGCGATTGCGGGGCCCGCGACGAGGTCGCCGGGGAGCTCCCACTCCGTGCTGTTGGCGGCACCGGCCATCCCGATGCCCCAGGCCGCGAGGCCGACGGCTGCAACGCCTGAAACGACGCCGGTGGCGATCTTGCCCTGCTTTTTCATGGTCAGAACCTCTTCAGATAGTCGCCGGAAGTTACGCGGATTCCGTTTTTGGTCAGGTACTTGCCGATCTTCTTCGATCCCAGGTAGGCCCAGGACTTCTTGCCGTCCTTGTCGGTGACCAGCACGCGGTTGTAGTTCTGGTCGGCTAGCGGCTTATTGGGGTTGAAGCGTTCCCACTTGTCCATGTTGGCCACGGTGGCCCGGTAGCTGGCCGGCTTGATGTCCATCCGCTCGACAACCACCTTGTCGGAGGCCTTCTTGCTGGGGATGACGTAGGAGAGCCAAGTCTTGTTCGGCTGCAGATACATGCTGTGGCTGGCGATCGTCGTCTTGGTTTCCCTGGACGTCTTCCCCTTGAGGATGTAGTACGCCGATTGCCCCTTGCGCAACGTTCCGTAGACCGCGAACGAGTACTGGCCGGTCTTGTCCAGGTACTTGTTCGAAATCCAGCCGGTGCCCTTGGAAGACCTGATGTTCGACCAGCCGTTGGCGGTCTTGAGGTAGGTGACTCGCTCGTTGGCCGGTACCAAGCCAAGGCTCTTGTGCGAAGTGCCGGCGCCCTTGCGGATGTTCACCTTCGCCGTTGTCCAGCGGTAGCTGGCCTTGGGTGTAGGTTTTTTGGGGGCAGTCGGCTTGATGGCGGTGTTGGCCAGGGCCGAGGTCAGCACCCACCCATTGCCCTTCCCGGTCCGTATGGCGGTCCAGCCGGTGCCGGTGCGCAGCCATTCGACCTTGGCATTTTTCTCCACCGTGGCGACCCTGGCGGACTTGTTGTTGGTGCTCTTGTAAACGACCTGCTTGGACTTCAACCATCGGTTGACCACGGCGGGATTGGTCTTGGAAAGACGGGTGGATTCCATGAAGCCCGTCTTGCCTGAAACCTTGACCTTGGTCCACGCCCCGGAGGCCGAGAGGAATTCGACCTTGGCGCGGCGCTGGTAGGAACCCAACGACTGGCTCTTGGTGGATGCACTCTTTCGCAGGGTGGTGAAGCCGGTGGTGTAGCGGTGAGCGATCGACTGTGACTTGGGCGCAGTCTTCTGGGCGGCGGGCGCGTTCTTGAGGTACCGGGAGGACACCCACCCGGTCTTGCCCCTATAGGTTGTCTTGCTCCAGGTGCCGCTGGTTTCGGTGACGGTGACGGTGGTGTTCTTCGGGACCGTCAGCAGTACCCTCGTCCGGGTGCTCTTGGCCTGGCGCAGATTCAGGTTATTGGTGGTCACCTTCTTCAGGTTAAGCTTTTTCGCGGCGATGCCTGCCGCAGCCGCTCTTGGCTCCAGGACCGTTGGCGCTGCCCCGGCCGCTCCCGTTGCCGGAGCGTGTACCTGACCGATCGCCGGCAACACAAAGCCGGTGCTGCTTCCTGTCACCGCGACGGCAAGTGCCAGCGCCGTCATGATTCGCTTCTTCTGCAATCGGATCCCCCCATTGGTCCTGGTTCCACTCGATGCTGCGCACTGCCGTGGTGGTGGCCCGTGCGAAGGATCTTGATCCGCCATACGTACGCCGAATCGAGTTTTTATGCTTCCGCTTGATCATAGCGTCAGAATGTTCGAAATCCGGGTTTCACCGGGAAATCTCCGGCGAAGTCGACGAGTAAGGCGTTTTGGATATCGAACCTTCGGCCTGGTGGCCGAGAGGTTCACGCCCGAGCTCGGGTCA contains:
- a CDS encoding ABC transporter permease subunit → MLQVELPLALPLILGGMRGAILQVVATATIAAYVNLGGLGRYIFDGLALFDYGEVLVGAVLVTGLALVLDGLLALLAKAVSPARRSIDR
- a CDS encoding YraN family protein, coding for MGHNQELGAAGEELAATYLTGAGYTVLERNWRCNFGELDIVAETDGQVVGVEVKTRSSMGFGHPAEAVNPQKLRRLSRLVRRWCVTHRRNPHTVRVDVVAILMAPGREPGIEHLIGVES
- a CDS encoding YifB family Mg chelatase-like AAA ATPase encodes the protein MSLARTLGIGLTGLNGQIIEVEADVGNGIPAFILLGLPDAALNESRERIRSAARNSGIPLPNRRLTVNLTPATLHKRGSGFDLAILLAALAADRSIAPAPGVVYLAELGLDGSLRPVSGVLPAVMAAVRDGYPNVVVATENQAEAKLVAGATVRSYAHLSQVLAECGADPLDLRYRARHDSPSRKNARWSATRTPAMDLSEVVGQAQGRYALEVAAAGGHHLLFTGPPGAGKTMLAQRLPGLLPDLDDAQALETTAVHSLSSGGRPINSLLRRPPFESPHHSASMVALIGGGSGIPRPGAASRAHRGVLFLDEAPEFSATALDALRQPLESGVLTLHRASGTASYPARFQLLLAANPCPCGRNLGKGTDCTCTPMQRRRYLARLSGPLLDRIDMQLFVPQLSARELAGRGTGESSAVVAARVGEARTAARDRLKRWGIGTNAEVPGSILRNELRLLTATLAGLNRATESLRLSARGYDRVLRIAWSIADLNSHACPTSDDVDVAIQLRQHGKGDVG
- a CDS encoding SH3 domain-containing protein; this translates as MTALALAVAVTGSSTGFVLPAIGQVHAPATGAAGAAPTVLEPRAAAAGIAAKKLNLKKVTTNNLNLRQAKSTRTRVLLTVPKNTTVTVTETSGTWSKTTYRGKTGWVSSRYLKNAPAAQKTAPKSQSIAHRYTTGFTTLRKSASTKSQSLGSYQRRAKVEFLSASGAWTKVKVSGKTGFMESTRLSKTNPAVVNRWLKSKQVVYKSTNNKSARVATVEKNAKVEWLRTGTGWTAIRTGKGNGWVLTSALANTAIKPTAPKKPTPKASYRWTTAKVNIRKGAGTSHKSLGLVPANERVTYLKTANGWSNIRSSKGTGWISNKYLDKTGQYSFAVYGTLRKGQSAYYILKGKTSRETKTTIASHSMYLQPNKTWLSYVIPSKKASDKVVVERMDIKPASYRATVANMDKWERFNPNKPLADQNYNRVLVTDKDGKKSWAYLGSKKIGKYLTKNGIRVTSGDYLKRF